The genome window TAGAGCGCCACGAGGGCCACGATGTCTTCGATACAGGTCGGCTTCATGCGCTTGAGCGCATCCATCATGCCGCTGGATTCCACCTGAAAGACCGCGACTGTTTTGGCGCTGGAATAGAGTTTATAGGTCGCTTTGTCGTCGAGCGGAATCGTGGCCACGTCATCAACGTGCCCCTCCGGCGGCGCATAAATCTCAGAACCATCGGCGGCGATATGCAGATGCCGCCCGCCTGCCTTGATCTGATCCACGGCGTTTTGAATGACGGTCAGGGTTTTCAAGCCCAGAAAGTCAAATTTCACCAGCCCGGCCTGTTCGACCCATTTCATGTTGAACTGTGTGGCCGGCATATCCGAACGCGGATCTTGGTAGAGTGGCACCAAATGGTCCAGCGGACGGTCGCCAATCACCACACCCGCCGCGTGGGTCGATGCGTTTCTGAGCAGCCCTTCGACCTGCTGGCCGTAGTTCAACAGCCGCGCGACGACCTCTTCGTTCTTCGCCTCTTCGCGCAGGCGCGGCTCATCCGCGAGCGCTTTTTCAATGCTGACGGGTTTGACCCCTTCGACGGGGATCATCTTGGACAGACGGTCCACCTGCCCGTAAGGCATCTGCAACACACGCCCGATGTCACGCACCGCCGCCTTGGACAGCAGCGCGCCAAAGGTAATGATCTGGCCTACTTTGTCGCGGCCATATTTTTCCTGCACATAACGGATTACCTCTTCGCGGCGGTCCATGCAAAAGTCGATATCGAAGTCGGGCATCGATACCCGTTCAGGGTTAAGGAAACGTTCAAACAGCAGCGAATAGCGCAGCGGATCAAGGTCGGTCACGGTCAGCGCGTAGGCCACGAGCGAGCCCGCACCCGAGCCCCGGCCCGGCCCCACCGGAATATTGTTGTCCTTGGCCCATTGGATAAAGTCGGCAACGATCAGGAAGTAGCCGGGGAAGCCCATGCCTTCGATGATGCCCAGCTCGAAATCGAGCCGTTTTTGGTAGTCTTCCACACTCACGGCATGGGGGATCACGGCAAGACGCGCTTGCAAGCCTTCGTTGGCCATGCGGCGCAATTCGGCGACTTCATCATCGGCAAACTTCGGCAAGATTGGGTCGCGGCGGTACGCCATAAAGGCGCAGCGCTTGGCAATCTCGACGGTGTTGCTCAGCGCTTCGGGCAGATCAGCGAAAAGCGTCGCCATCTCGGCCTGCGACTTGAAGTAATGCTGTGCGGTCAGACGGCGGCGCGGCTGTTGCTGGTCGACATAGGCACCTTCCGAGATACAGATCAGCGCATCGTGTGCCTCATACATGTCCGGCTTGGGGAAGTAGACATCGTTCGTTGCGACCAGCGGGATGTCCATCGCATAAGCCATCTCGACAAAGCCGCGCTCGGTCAGGCGCTCGGGCTCGGGCTGGCCGCCGTCTTCGGGGTGGCGCTGCAACTCGACATAGAGCCGGTCGCCAAAGGCCGCTTTCAACCGTGCCATCAACGCCTCTGCCGCCGGGCGCTGGCCGCCCTGCAACAGCATGCCCACCGGCCCCATTGGCCCACCGGTCAGGCAGATGATATCGGCGCTCAGTGCTTCCAACTCCGCCAAGGTCACCTCGGCCACCGCCCCGCCCTTGTCGAGATAGAGGCAGGAGTTCAGCTTCATCAGGTTTTCATAGCCCAATTCGCTCTGCGCCAGCAGGACCACCGGTGCGGGCGGACGCGGTTTTTCACCGGGCTGCACCTCGACATAGGCGACATCAACCTGACAACCGATGATCGGCTGCACGCCTGCGCCCGCCATGGCGACGGAGAATTCGAGGGCGGCGAACATGTTGTTGGTATCGGTCAGCGCCAGCGCGGGCATACCCGCATCGCGGCACATGCCGGGCAGTTTTTTCAACCGCAGCGCGCCCTCCAGCAAGGAATACTCGGAATGGCTACGCAGGTGAATGAATCGGGGATCATTGGACATGCCCGCAATTTACGCGACCCGCCCCAAAGGCACCAGCACCGGATCGCACCCAGCGCATTTTTCCTTGCCAAAACGCCCCCCGCCCCGCTAGCCTGACCTCTACCTCGCCCGCGCCCGGTTCTACGCCGCATCGAACCCCGCGCACCTTTTTGGGCCACTTTGTACCGCGGCGGATGAGAACCAATGGACATCACTTTTCTTCTCAACGGAGAAGTCGTGTCACTCTCCGACGTGTCTCCGACCACCACCCTGCTTGATTGGCTGCGCGAAGAACGCGGGCTGACCGGGACAAAAGAGGGCTGCAACGAGGGCGACTGCGGAGCCTGTTCGGTGATGATCACCGATGAAAACGGCAGCCGCGCGCTCAATGGCTGTATCCTGTTTCTGCCGCAGGTGAACGGCAAAGCCGTCACCACGGTTGAGGGCATGGCGAGCGCCGATGGCACGCTGCACCCGGTGCAGGAGACGATGATAGAGCATCATGGCAGCCAATGCGGGTTCTGCACGCCGGGCTTCGTGGTCTCCATGGCCACGGCGCATCTTAATGGGGCGACGGATCATGACGTGCAGCTGGCTGGCAACCTTTGCCGCTGCACCGGCTACGCCCCGATCATCCGCGCAGCCGAGGCCGCCGCAGGCGCGCCGGTGCCCGCCCATCTGCGCAGCCTGAAAGACAAGTTGGCGCAGGACATCCCTGCGCCCGCCAAAGCCGAAGGCGCGCCGCATGTGCAGCCCGAAAACAGCGACGAACTCGCCGCTTGGTATCTCGACAATCCCGATGCCACGCTGATCGCCGGGGCGACGGACGTGGGTCTTTGGGTCACCAAAGGCTTCCGCGATCTTGGCGCCGTGGCCTTCCTCAACCGCTGCGCCGATCTGCGCGGCATCACCGAGGATGAAACCGGCCTGCGGATCGGTGCGATGACCACACTGACCGAGGTGGAGGCCAAGCTTGCCCCCCTGCACCCCAGCTTGGGCACCATGCTGCGCCGCTATGGCTCGACGCAGGTGCGCAACGCGGCGACCTTGGGCGGCAATATCGCCAATGGCTCGCCCATCGGGGATGGCCCGCCCGCGCTGATTGCGCTTGGGGCGACCCTGCAGCTTCGGCGCGGTGATGCGCGACGCGAAATAGCGCTTGAGGATTTCTTTCTCGACTACGGCAAACAAGACCGCGCGGCGGGAGAGTTCGTCGAAGCCATCCTCATCCCCCGCCAACATGACACCCTGCGCTGCTACAAACTGTCGAAACGCTTCGATCAAGATATCTCGGCGGTCTGCGGCTGTATGTCGATCACCGGCAATGGCACCGAAATCCTCACCGCGCGCATCGCCTTTGGCGGCATGGCGGCAACACCCAAACGCGCCGCGGCGGCTGAGGCGGCCCTGGTCGGCCAACCGTGGAGCGAAGGCACCATCCGCAAGGCGATGGCAGCGATGACCGACGATTTCACTCCCCTCTCGGACATGCGCGCCTCGGCGGCCTACCGGATGCAGGCGGCCCAAAACATGCTGCTGCGCTATTTCCACGACGCCAATGGTCAAGCCACCAACCTCCAGGAGGTCTCGGCATGAGCGTTGCAAAGCCCCTTCCCCATGACGCGGCGGTGCTGCATGTCACCGGCGCCGCACGCTATGTCGACGACATCCCCACACCACGCGGCACGCTGCATCTGGCCTTTGGCCTGAGCCCCGTCGCGGCGGGTGAATTGACGGCGCTTGACCTCGACGCCGTGCGGTCTGCGCCCGGCGTGGTCAAAGTGCTGACTGCCGATGATCTCGTCCATGACTGCGACACCTCACCCTCGAACCATGACGAGCCGCTTTTGGCGACGGGCGAAATCCATTTCGCAGGCCAGCCGCTCTATCTGGTCGTGGCCACCAGTCACCTCGCCGCCCGTCGCGCCGCGCAACTGGGCAAGCCACAGATCACCCCGCGTGATCCGATCCTGACCGTAGAGCAGGCGCTCGCCGCCGACAGCCGGTTCGAAGACGGCTCGCGCATCTACCAGAAGGGCGATGCCGAGGCCGCGCTCCACAAGGCCAGCCGCCGCCTTTCGGGCCAGATTGAGATGGGCGGGCAGGAGCATTTCTACCTCGAAGGTCAGGCCGCCATGGCGCTGCCGCAGGACAACGGCGACATGCTGGTGCATTCCTCGACCCA of Sulfitobacter sp. DSM 110093 contains these proteins:
- the xdhA gene encoding xanthine dehydrogenase small subunit, which translates into the protein MDITFLLNGEVVSLSDVSPTTTLLDWLREERGLTGTKEGCNEGDCGACSVMITDENGSRALNGCILFLPQVNGKAVTTVEGMASADGTLHPVQETMIEHHGSQCGFCTPGFVVSMATAHLNGATDHDVQLAGNLCRCTGYAPIIRAAEAAAGAPVPAHLRSLKDKLAQDIPAPAKAEGAPHVQPENSDELAAWYLDNPDATLIAGATDVGLWVTKGFRDLGAVAFLNRCADLRGITEDETGLRIGAMTTLTEVEAKLAPLHPSLGTMLRRYGSTQVRNAATLGGNIANGSPIGDGPPALIALGATLQLRRGDARREIALEDFFLDYGKQDRAAGEFVEAILIPRQHDTLRCYKLSKRFDQDISAVCGCMSITGNGTEILTARIAFGGMAATPKRAAAAEAALVGQPWSEGTIRKAMAAMTDDFTPLSDMRASAAYRMQAAQNMLLRYFHDANGQATNLQEVSA
- the dnaE gene encoding DNA polymerase III subunit alpha, which produces MSNDPRFIHLRSHSEYSLLEGALRLKKLPGMCRDAGMPALALTDTNNMFAALEFSVAMAGAGVQPIIGCQVDVAYVEVQPGEKPRPPAPVVLLAQSELGYENLMKLNSCLYLDKGGAVAEVTLAELEALSADIICLTGGPMGPVGMLLQGGQRPAAEALMARLKAAFGDRLYVELQRHPEDGGQPEPERLTERGFVEMAYAMDIPLVATNDVYFPKPDMYEAHDALICISEGAYVDQQQPRRRLTAQHYFKSQAEMATLFADLPEALSNTVEIAKRCAFMAYRRDPILPKFADDEVAELRRMANEGLQARLAVIPHAVSVEDYQKRLDFELGIIEGMGFPGYFLIVADFIQWAKDNNIPVGPGRGSGAGSLVAYALTVTDLDPLRYSLLFERFLNPERVSMPDFDIDFCMDRREEVIRYVQEKYGRDKVGQIITFGALLSKAAVRDIGRVLQMPYGQVDRLSKMIPVEGVKPVSIEKALADEPRLREEAKNEEVVARLLNYGQQVEGLLRNASTHAAGVVIGDRPLDHLVPLYQDPRSDMPATQFNMKWVEQAGLVKFDFLGLKTLTVIQNAVDQIKAGGRHLHIAADGSEIYAPPEGHVDDVATIPLDDKATYKLYSSAKTVAVFQVESSGMMDALKRMKPTCIEDIVALVALYRPGPMENIPTYCEVKNGQRELESVHPSIDYILEETQGIIVYQEQVMQIAQVMAGYSLGGADLLRRAMGKKIAEEMAKERPKFEKGAMANGVDKKKAAEVFDLLEKFANYGFNKSHAAAYAVVSYQTAWLKANHPVEFMAGVMNCDIHLTDKLAVYFEEVRKRLELPWVPPCVNRSDASFKVVDGALVYALGALKNVGLEAMKLVTEGRKVDGVDKPFATLYDLARRVDLKRVGKRPLEMLVRSGAFDQLDSNRRRVFQSLDGLVSYSAAIHEQKASNQVSLFGEAGDDLPEPRMLPCDDWQSAERLAEEFKAVGFYLSGHPLDDYMVPLRRKWARETGLPFLTLDELTEKVSTRGAMNARLAGVVAGRQERKSARGNRFAFAQLSDTTGGYEVTLFSDTLELAREHLEVGSKIVITVEATMESDQLKLLGRSVAPIDAAVADAGSMGLRVFIDGPGAIQAVADVLDGARQAVKAAGKGPVQFCLMDPSLPGEVEVDLGREFPVTPQIKGAIRSLDGVMEVEEI